A stretch of DNA from Gottschalkia acidurici 9a:
GAAGTTCAACTAAAGACGGTGCTAAGATATTATCAGTAGATTCTAATCACATCAATGGGGAAATATCTCACGTTATAGATTCCGACTCTAGTCTCAACGTTGCTAGCAGTTCAGTTAGGTCATCAGTAATATGTGATGATGGTATGAATTATTTCGCAGTTAGGAGTTCATCAAACAGCAATCAATATAATTTATATTATATTAAGAACGGTGTCATCACTACAAAGTGTGTAATCGGTACTAATAACACAGGTTACCCAGTACATTTAACCACTGATGGTAAATATATATTCGTACTTATATTCACATCAACTAGTAATTTAAAACTATTTGCTATAGACCCCGAATCTATAGTGGATGGTACTACATTGACATCTAGCAATTATATATCAGAGACTAACGGTACTTTAGGTACTTACAAAGTGATAACACTGTCAAGTGTTTCAAATATCGATATTGTATACACTGATAATATGATAGCGTGGACTACTATAACTAGAAGGTCGCCCGAGGCCAATGTTGAGAGTGTAACTACCACGTTACATAGGGTTGTCGACGGAGTTATAAATGTTAATTATTCTCAAATGTACTCACAAACTTGGGAACTTACATCGCCAATAAATTCTCCTAGAATACTAATTGGGTCTAACATGAATAAAGTGTCTATTTTATTTTTAAGAGCTTCACAATTCCAAGCATTTGATTATAAATTTAGATATAATGATTCAGAAGGTAAGTACAGTGTTACAACAGTGAATAGGGGTGTAGCCTCTAACGATGTCCAAGGTGCGTCGTTTGTCAGGTCGCTTTCACCAATAGTACGGGACAGTGTTGGAAATTACTACTTAATAGCCTATTGTAGTAGAATAAGTTCAACGGGTACAGGTATGCACTGCTTAAGGTCTATTGATGAAGGTAATTCGTGGCACGCTTATTCCACACTTGATGGTTCAAATAATAGTGTTAGCACTCCATCATTAACTATAGACTCGAATCAACGCTTAACTTCAATGTTTCCCCGAGTTAGTGGTGGGATTTTAAATCGTAGAATCTATACCAACTTAACAACTTCAACTGACAATTGGACTGAACCTCAAATGGTAACTGGTACTAAAACATCTGGGGTGATGATTACTGCCTCTGGGGAATATCCGTATTTCGACATTGTTATACCTCCAAATTATTATTTGGAGACTGACGGTATAGCACAGTACCAATGTGATTACACTGTCGATTATAATATTGATACTTACACATTGGATAAGACGGTTTCGTTTAATAAGTATGAGTCAATTCCTGTTTTCACTCCTGACAGGTATACTTTGGACATGGCAAGTCAAAATTATGGTATTACAGTCAGGAACCTCTTGGGTTATCTGACAGTTAACTCTAATAATAGCGTAAATGTTGTCAATAACGAGGTTGTGAACTCTAACTATCCTATAACGGGTAATATGAAGATATTATCAGGTTCAGATTCGTTCGACATTAATAGTGTGAGTGGAAGTTTAAATTATAAAGGTGTCACTGACAGGTTAATGACTAACCTTCCTAGTGTTTCATACGTTGGTAGATTGACAGTTACTAGTGATGGTACAATTGTAGTCCCAATAGTGTACCAACTGGGCACTGGTTGGGATTCCACTGTTATATATAGTAGGGACAGTGGAATAACTTGGACTTTACATCCATCAGCGTTGAGGATTGGGGGTGTAGCAGTGGGTAGTGAAAACTTTACAATGGATGTTGTTGAATATAATGGTAATATTGGGTTCGCAGTTACCAATATAAGCACTGATACATCAGCTACGTGGAGAAGTTTAAACTTAAATAGCTCGAACTATTTACAACAAGTAAACTTGTATAACGTTCCGGGTGATGTGACAACTAGTAATTACAACTCATTCTTTGCAAATGGACACGTATACTTCACACTTGGACTCAAGAACGGTAGCACTAAGAAGGTTTACTTATACGTATATTCTGTACAAGCAGATGGTTACACTCTCATTAATGTTCGTAATGCTGTTATTGAGTCCCATACTACACCCACATCAGGTACTGTTGGGGATAATGCCGTAAAGAGTGTTCCTTACGTTTACAATAGGCAGACTCATACGGTTACAGTGTTCTCAAGATATATAAGTGAAACACAATCATCACTTATATATGTTCTGCATAATTTACCAACTTCCAGTATAACTTATAGTTCGATAATTAATTCGACAGTGATTGATGATAACATTAACACTAAAACTATTGACTTTGATGTAATTGTAGACGGTGACACGATTAAAGTGGTGTATGTAAATTCTGATGGAGATATGGTTTATACTGAGTTTATTCCCAACCCTAAGCAAATATTAAAAAGTATAGTTATAGGTAAAGGTGTTTCCCCTAAGCTTACACCTTCTGACACATTACCATTACGATTGCTATATAAAGATGGTAATGTAATAAGGAGCATGTATTATGATTGAGAAACAGATATTTGGAGTAAATCTCCGATAGAAACCATTGGTGACACTATAGTAACGACTAATTATACTAATGATGATTCTATTCCACCATTTGTTATATTTGACAAAGATGGTAGGGAGCAACACGAGGGCAGTTTAATGAAATTTACAGGTTCAAATATTGCATATGATAATTATACCTTAGATGTTGGTAATCACGTTTTAAATGGTAAATACAATTCGTTGGATTTAGAAGTTTCGAGTAATAATATTAATGCGACTATTAACTTAGAAGGAACATATGGGGTTGAGTTTGAAGTTGATAGCTTGTCTATAAACGATGTTGATGTTTCAATTAAAGGTTCAAATATGATAGTTGATGATATTGTATACGGTGTCACCAACTAGTAAAAGGGTGAATTTAGATGGCAGTAATTAAGAATCAAGCAGTAATCCAAAGTATGAATTTTAAAAAGGATACAAATAGTACGGTGGCTGATTTAATCTTACAAGTTGCAAAAAACAAATAGCCTTAGAGAACATTAGTAACGAACTCGGATTAAACGAATCAGGAGATGTTGGGCTTGATGGTGTTAGTAAGATTAGTAATGCAGAAATGACAAGTGCTGACTTAATCCTAGCAATTGCTAGTCAGGATATAAGGATTACAAATATAGAGAATGAATTAAAGAATATCAAAAGCCGACTTGATTTACTAGAAGGGGTGAGGTAATGGAAATCAATTGGTTTATTAGAATTAAAAACTTATATGATAGTGGATGTTATAAACCTGAAGCGCTAGACACTTTCGTACAAGCGAAATTCATAACAGAGGAAGAAAAAATACTATTATTAACAAAGCAAAGTAGGCACTAGAGATAGTGTTTTTTATTTTGCCTTTTTTTAATTCAAAGGCGAGGTGTGAGATGGATATAACAAATATGGTAGCAACACTAGGCTTTCCCATAGTAGCTTGTGTGGGACTGGGGTTATTTATAAACAAAATTATAACCAAGGCTATGGATAGTACAGAAGAAAGAGAGAGTAGGATACTTACCGAGTTAAGTAAAGTAAATGACACTAATGATAACCTGGTGCAAACTAACGAAGAAATTGTAAAGACAAACTCTATCTTGGTTCAAGAAATTAGAACAGAAATGTCTGGCATAGGAAATAAGCTAGATAATTTAAAAGATGAAATGAGAAGAAAATAGAAACTAAGGAGGTTTTATTTATGAAAACAACAATGTTGGATCCTGGACACGGAGGAATTGATCCAGGTGCTACAGGCAATGGATATAAAGAAAAAGATTTAACATTAAAATTATGCCTAGATGTTAAAACGGAAGTAAATAGACATGGTTTAGGAGTACATCTTACTAGGACAGATGATAGATATGTTTCATTAAAAGATAGGAGTAAAATTGCTAATAACTTAAAAGTAGATTCTTTTGTTTCAATACATTTTAATTCAGCTAATAATGTAAATGCTAAAGGATTAGAAATATATCACTATCCTAATAGTACTAAAGGTCATGAGTTAGCTAGTAAAATACAATCTGAACTAGTTAATGCAAATCTATACTTAGCTAATAGGGGTGTAAAATCAGCCAACTTTGCAGTGTTAAGGGAAACAACAATGACATCATCTTTATTAGAAGTTTGCTTTATAAATAATGCTGAAGATATTAAATTTTTCATAAATAACTATGATAAGTATGTTCAAGCAATTACTAAAGCCATAGTGGAGTATCATGGAGTTAAGTATATTCCACCTAAACAAGAGATTTCAGCATCTTCCATAAAAGATATTGTACTTGTAGATGATAAAATTAATATCATGCTGCTATCTGAACACATTACAATAGATGGCTTTATAAAAGATGGAGTTACTTACGTTGATATAAATGATAACTATATAAGCATAAGACAGATATTTGAGAGCCTAGGCCTAACGGTTGGATGGGATAATGATCTTAGATTAATTACTGCAGATATTAATAAAGAATATAAATCTACTGATAACTCAATAGATGTTCTTTTATTAAGAAATAAAATTAGTGTAGATACAATCAAGCATGAAAATAAGAATTGCGTCAAGATAGACGGTGCTTACATTCCAGTTAGAGACATCTTTGAAAGTCTAGGATTTAAAGTAGAGTGGAATGAAGCTAATAACATGGTATTAGTAAATAAGGAGGATAAATAATGAACTTAATAACTGAAAACATCAACTCATTAGCACTAATAGCAACCACTACATTAGTGCTATTTTATTTATATAAGAAAGGTAAGAAAGTATTAGTTAAAAGAGTATTGAGAGATCTAGTAACAAAAGCAGAAGAACATTATACGAATGGACAAGGTAAAAGAAAGAGACAGTATGTTATAAAAGAGTTTTATAAGAAAGCTCCTATACTGAAAATCTTTTTATCTGAAAAAGAACTAGACAGTTTAATAGAGTTAGCAGTAGAAGAGTTAAAAGAAAAATTGAATTAATGTTTAAAAATAAAGGCTAGGCTATGGAATTAATCTATAGTCTAGCCTATTTTTTAATTGCGACCTTAAATTGCGATTTAGTTTAAATCATGTCAAATAGTTGGAAAATATGGTATAATAAATCAATTAAGATATAGTGTAACTTAAATACTTTATTTATAGAAGCTTAATATGAGTTGAGATTGAGTTTAGAGTAAATTGTCCTATAATTTGATTCACAATCGTTATTAAAAACGGAAGGAGATCTATAGTGAATAAATTACAGTCAAAGAATAATGATGTTGACAATACTTTAGCATGGACTTTAGCATTTTTACCAATTATGATTATGATATTGTGTCTAATATATATATTAATATTTGATACAAACAGTATTTCTGGTAAGTTGTTAAGATTTAGTATAATTAGTATCAACCTTAGCTTATGTATTCTTGATGAAAGAAAATTGAAAAAACTAGGATATGACACTGAAAATCTTTTGCTTTGGATTTTGTGCTTCACTCCAGCGTATCTTTTCGAAAGAGAAGATATATTGGACCAAAAAAGAAGTTATTCTATCATTCACATTATAGGATGGATGGTTCTAATCATTACTTCAATTATTTTCTTTCCTTAAAATACTATGCCGTATCATAGGTTATAAGCTACAAACTAGAAGGGGTGTTATACATGACTAATAAAACTCAAAACGTATTTAAGTATATTTCATTAGTTTTATTATTATCAGGTATAGCTGTTTGGGTATGGTATATTGTAACTATTATAATATTAGGCAGAATGCCTTATGGAGAAATTTTGATAACTGTACCAATAGGTATGTTTGGAGTAATGACGGGTCTGGTATCTAAAAACAATAAGTTAATAGTTTTAAATATTATACAAGCATTGGCTTTACCAGTATTGTTTTACATTGCTTCTTTTCAGGTGGCAGCAGAGTTAAAAAATAGATAAGAAATGGCAATTTAAAGCCATAGTCAGTTTTAAAATAATTTTTGATATAAATATATGGTTACGCTTTAAAACTCTTTAAAACTGAAAATAGAAGGTTTAAATTAAAGGGTAGGTTATAGATTGATTTCTATAGCCTACCCTGTTTTTATTTAATTATTTGTATGCTTCTTTATTGTTCTTTTTAAGTCCTATATACTAACTCTCACGTTTTATTGTTAATAAGAATGATGTTAGTATTAAAGAAGATACAATTGATGTACATAGTATAATAGAGTTTCGTTCATCTAGATTCAATATATTTATAGTAAAAGCTATTAGGGGTGTCGCCAGCAATTTAACATTTTTATACGCTAAGGGAATAAAAATCTCAAAATCAACATTTTGAGATACTCTAAGATTGGGTATTCATAGTATGTAGGGATACGGTAACGATCCGTAAAAGGCAGCCACAAGACATTATCTACTATTTTAATGTCTTGTGACTGCTTTTTGTTCGGAAAAAAGGAATGTTGTGCATTAAGCTTACTGTAGATTATGCTTATACTACGCTATTCAGTTTCATCTAGACACTAATGTTTTTTAACTTGCGACTAAAATTCAAAGTGTACAATAGACCAAACTAAATTTGTTTGTAAAGTAAGTTTCATACTTACATACTAAATGAAATAATTCTCTTTCCACGATTTGGGCCATTCTCAAAATCTTTGTGTGAATTTTTGATATCATCTAATGTAAAATGATATATTTTATCAACATGGATTTTTAGCTTCTTATCGGTATATAAACTAACAATTGAATGTAATGTCTCTGGTCTGATGTCACCTCTTATAAATTGTGCTTCGACGCCATATTCAACGGCCTTTTTTTGGTCAGGTACTCCAGCAGTAGAAAACATCTTGCCAGCAGGTTTCATTACTCTATAGCTCTTCTCCTGAGTCGTCCCGCCGATAGTGTCTATTACCAAATCAATATCTTGAAGGACTTCTTCAAAATTTACTGTTGTATAATCAACTATTTCATCGGCACCAAGTTCTTTAAGAAAATCCTTGTTACTTTCAGTTGCTGTTGTAATCACATAGACACCTGCATTCTTTGCAAGTTGTATAGCCATACTGCCAACACCACCTGCTCCACCATGTATCAAGACTCTTTGATTAGGCTTAACTTGACCATGACCGATAACAGCACTCCATGCTGTACAAGTAACTACTCCTAAGCCACCAAGAGGCACCAAATCGATATCACTTGGTACTTTAGCAACAAAGCTACTTTCATCTACAGCAATGTATTCCGAATATGTTCCCGTAAGAGTCACACCTGTAACGTAATCTCCAACTTGAAATTTTGTGACGGTTTCACCAATCTGGGTAACGATTCCAGAAAAGTCCTGACCTAGCAAATGTGGAAACTTAGGTTGCAATTCTGGGGGCATTGTTGCTTGCATCCCGCCTTTTCGCATCACTACATCAATATGATTGACACTTGTTGCCACCATTTTGATTAATAATTGGTTTGCAGTAATAGATGGTATGTTTTCATTAACCTCAAATAGAACATCTTCAGAACCGTAATCACGCATAAGAATTTTTCTCATAATATAAACATTCCTCTCTTTCTAATTTTATAAGATATAGTTTGTTGCTTACTCATAGTATAACTGGTATAATAAAAAAATAGAAGTACGATAAAAAAACATATATACTATCAAAAAGTATACTTTGAGGTGATTACATGAAAAATGAGAATTATGAAATAGATATAACACAATGCCCTATAGCACCTGTTCAAAAAGTAATTAGTGGAAAGTGGAATATGGTCATTATATATTTTTTAAGTCAAGGGGTAATGCGTTTTGGCGAATTGCAAAGAAAGCTTCCCGGTGTTACACAAGCAGCATTAACAAAACAATTAAGGTTATTGGAAGAATATAAAATGGTTCATCGAGAAATTTATAAACAAGTTCCACCAAAAGTAGAATATTCATTAACAGAGACTGGAATTAAATTTTTACCAGTTCTTACAGCCTTAGAGGAGTGGGCAACGGAGTATCAAGTATTAGAAAGTAGCGCATTATCATAGGAGCATATAAACTTTACCTAGATCTATCAGGATAACTGTAAAAGGAACTAGTTTATTAAACAGTTGAAATATTGATATCTAAAAATGACCTCCTAGCTTTAGTTTTAAGGAGGTTAAAAACAATACCAATAGGTATATGTCATAAAATAAACTAAGGAGTTAATCAAACTCCTTTTTATCTATAATTGCAAATGGTGCTATATAGGAAGATTGATGTTAGAAAATCCAATTTATGCCCCCAATATATAAGTAGCAACAAGCTATACCATAAAGTTAATCTATAATCTAGCTTGTTTTTTACTATCCCTTCATTTATCCGATTCTATTGATATTTTTGTTTTCTAATTATATTAAAAATACTCTAATTAAATCCCAATAATTCTGCTATAATAAATAGAGATTGATTTATGTACAAGGAGGAAAAGCTAATGAATGAACAAAACGTTGCAAACGTTGAATATAAGAATGTTATAGGTATGTATCATGTTGCTACATGGGGATGTCAAGCTAATGAACATGACTCTGAGAAAATATCAGGGATATTAGAGTCTTTAGGATATTTACCTGCCAACAACAGAGATGAAGCCGATATAATAATCTTTAATACTTGTCTAATTAGAGAAAATGCCGAGTTAAAAGTTTACGGTAATCTAGGAGAGCTAAAGTCCTTAAAAAGACAAAATCCTAATCTTCTAATTGGTATTTGTGGGTGCATGATGCAAAAAGAAGAAGTTAGAAACTTAATAAAAGAAAAGTATAGATTTGTAGATCTTATATTTGGTACTCATAATCTTCATAAGCTACCTGACCTAATATCAAGTAATAGGAAGTCAACAAAAACTATTGTAGATGTGTGGGAAGACGGATCAGATATAATAGAAGGGGTTCCTTCTAAAAGAAAATTTGATTATAAAGCTCTTGTAAATATAACTTATGGATGTAACAATTTCTGTACTTATTGTATAGTTCCATATACAAGGGGTAGGGAAAGAAGTAGAGAACCTGAAGATATATTAAAAGAAATTAAAGAGTTAGTAAAAAATAATTGTGAAGAGGTTACTCTTTTGGGTCAAAATGTTAATTCGTACGGAAAAACATTGAAAGAACAAATCTCATTTGCAGAACTTTTAAGAATGATTAATGAAATAGATGGCTTAGAAAGGATTAGATTTATGACTTCACACCCCAAAGACTTATCAGATGAATTAATATATGCTATTAGAGATTGTGACAAGGTGTGTAATCATGTACATTTACCTTTCCAGGCAGGAAGCAATAGCATCTTAAAAGCTATGAATAGAAGGTATACAAAAGAGCAGTATTTATCACTAGTAAAAAAATTGAAGCAAGAAGTCCCAGACATATCTCTAACAACAGATATTATAGTTGGATTTCCAGGTGAGACAGAAGAAGACTTTGAAGATACTTTAGACGTAGTTAAAGAGGTAAAATTTGATTCAGCATATACATTTCTTTATTCTATAAGGGAAGGGACACCGGCTGCTACAATGGATAATCAAGTACCTGATGATGTTAAACATAATAGATTTAGAAGACTTTTGGATACCTTAAACCCTATTATTTATGAAAACAATTTAAAATTTAAAGATACAGTTCAAAAGATACTTGTAGAAGAAGCAAGTAAATCAGACGAATCGATGTTAAGTGGTAGAACAGAAACTAGCAAATTAGTTCACTTTAAAGGTGAGAAAGACTTAATTGGAAGTATAGTCAACGTTAAAATAGATACTGTGAAGACCTGGTCATTAGAAGGTCATATTGTAGAAGATGAGCAGTAAAGTGAATCCTCTAGATAAAGCTAGAGAGCTAGGGTATGCTATTCTTCAATCAGTAGAGTATGAAAATTTAATTAAAGCAGAAGAAGATTATTATAATGATCCTGATGCCACATTGCTAGTTAAAAGATTAAATGATAAAAAATCTGAGTATAATTTACTAGATGATAAGTCTGATAAAGAAAATGAGATTAACAAATTGCAACAAGCTATTGAGAATAATACAGCTATACAAAATCTTTATCAATGTAAAAATAGATATAATAAACTTTTAACTAATATAGATAACATAATAAAATTTATAACAAACGAAAGTGAAAGAACTTCAATAGATACAGTCCATGAAAAAAGGGGCTGTAATGGTTGTTCAGGCTGTTGTAAAAAATAGACTAGTTAAACTAGTCTATTTTATTGTTCATATTTAATATGTTATAATAGTATTCAGTAAACCAGTTTGGAGGTAACTAATTTGGCAAAACTAACACCTATGATGAAACAATACTTTGAAATAAAAGAAAAATATACCGACTGTATTCTTTTTTTTAGACTTGGTGACTTTTATGAGATGTTTTTTGATGATGCATTAATTGCATCAAGAGAACTAGAGATCACATTAACAGGGAGAGAATGGGGACAAGAAGAAAAAGCTCCTATGTGCGGAGTGCCTTTCCATTCAGCAGATTCTTACATAGCTACTCTTGTAGATAAGGGGTATAAAGTTGCTATATGTGAACAAGTTGAGGATCCTTCTGAAGCTGTCGGAATAGTGGAGAGAGATGTGGTAAGGGTAGTAACACCTGGAACTATAATAGACACTAAAGCTCTAGACGAAAAAACTAATAACTACTTATGCTGTATTTACTTTGATTCTAATGATAGCTGTGCAGGTATTTCATATGTAGACATATCAACAGGTGAACTATACACCACTCAAATAGCTAGCAAAAAAGATACTTTAGTAAACTCTATAATAGATGAACTTGCTAAAATTAGACCTACTGAATTAATAGTAAATAATCTACTTATTAATGAAAATATGATAATAGATACAATTAGGAAAAAATTTAGTATATTTATAAATCCTTATCATGACTGGGCTTTTGAGAATCCTTTGGCTATAGATAATATTAAACGCCAATTTTCAACAATGAGTTTAAATGGACTTGGTCTCGCTGATAAAAGCTATTCTATTATATCAACAGGAGCTCTCTTAGAATATCTAAATGAAACTCAAAAAACTTCTTTAAAACACATAAATAATATAAATATTTACTCTCTAGAAAGCTATATGATATTAGATATAAACACTAGAAGAAACCTAGAGTTAACAGAAACCATTAGAGGAAAAAGCAAAAAAGGTTCCCTATTAAGTGTATTAGATAGAACCTCTACGTCTATGGGAGCTAGACTATTAAAGAAATGGATAGAAGAACCCTTAATAGATAAAGAGAAAATAGAATATAGACTAGATATAGTAGAATATTTTACAGAAAATATAATATTGATGAATGATATAAAGGAAATTCTTAAAAATGTATATGACATTGAAAGACTAATGGGAAGAATAGTTTATGGAAACTGTAACGGTAGAGATCTGATATCACTAAAAAGTTCTATAAGTAAGGTTCCAGAGTTAAAGTCCATACTAGAGACTTGTGATAGTAAAGAACTTATAAAATTAGGTAGGGAAGTAGACTGTCTTGATGATATACATGAACTTATAGATTTAGCTATAGTTGAAGAACCTCCTATAGCTATAAAAGAAGGAAATTTGATAAAACCTGAGTATGATGAAGAACTATCACTCTTAAAAGAAGCTTCTATAAAAGGTAAAGAGTGGCTTTCAAAACTTGAAGAAAAAGAAAAAAATAATACTGGTATTAAAAACTTAAAAATAGGATTTAATAGAGTATTTGGATATTTTATCGAAGTTTCTAAGTCGAACGTTAAACTAGTTCCAGATTACTTTATAAGAAAACAAACCCTAGCGAATGCAGAGAGATATATAACAGATGAGCTTAAAGAAATGGAAGAAAAGATATTAGGTTCTGAAGAAAAAATGGTAGAGCTAGAATATAACATATTTTTAAATATAAGAGATAAAATAAGAGCTAATGTAATTAGAATTCAAAATACCAGTAAAATAATCTCTGAGATAGATGTCATGAATTCCTTATCTTATTCAGCCTATGAGAATGACTACAAAAGACCTACAATTAATAGTAATGGAGTAATTGATATAAGAAATGGTAGACATCCAGTTGTAGAAAAAGTGCTAAGCAACGAGTCATTTGTTCCAAATGACACTCTTCTAGATTGTGATGACAATAGACTCTCTATAATAACTGGTCCTAATATGGCTGGAAAGTCTACTTATATGAGACAAGTTGCTTTAATAACTCTTATGACTCAGTTGGGAAGTTTTGTTCCCGCAGATGAAGCAAATATAAGTATAGTAGATAGAATCTTTACTAGAATAGGGGCATCCGATGACCTTTCACAGGGCCAAAGTACTTTTATGGTAGAAATGAGTGAAGTTGCGAACATATTAAATAATGGAACTAAAAATAGTTTAATAATACTTGATGAAATAGGAAGAGGTACTAGTACTTATGACGGTCTTAGCATAGCTTGGGCGGTGTCTGAATATATAAGTGATAAATCTAAGATGGGCTCAAAAACTTTATTTGCTACACATTATCATGAATTAACTGAACTTGAAGATAAACTAAGTGGAGTAAAAAACTATAAGATACTAGTTCAGGAAAATGAGAATGACGATATAATATTCTTAAGAAAAATAGTTAGAGGCGGAGCTGATAGAAGTTACGGTATCGAAGTAGCAAAATTAGCAGGAGTTAGAGAAGATGTTGTTAAAAGAGCATATGAAATACTACAAAGCCTAGAAGAAAATGATATAAATAGGTCTAAGAGTTCTCATCAAAGCTTTAATGAAATGACTAAAGTGAATAGAACAATAGAAAAGGATTCTAACATTGAAGTTCCTTTAGAACTTATAGCTATTAATAATAAACTTGAAGATGAAAATAATAAAAAAGAAGAGTTCATTAAAAAAATAAAGTCATTGGATATAATGAAAATAAGTCCATTAGATGCAATAAATATATTGTATAAACTATGGGAAGATTCTAACAAACTATCTAACGATTAGATATATATTTAAGTATACTTTGGCGGTGATACTATGAGTAAATTAATAAAACTTCTGGATGAAAAAACTATAAATAAAATAGCAGCAGGAGAAGTTGTAGAGAGACCTTCTTCTGTTGTAAAAGAACTAGTAGAGAATTCTATAGATGCTCAATCAACATCCATAACAATAGAAATCATAAGCGGTGGAAAGAAATACATTAGAGTAACGGACAATGGTGTAGGTATAAGTAAGAAAGATATTGAGTTAGCATTTTTAAGACACTCTACTAGTAAAATATCTAAAGTTGAGGACTTAGGTAGTGTTAATACCTTAGGATTTAGGGGTGAAGCACTCGCGAGTATTTCAGCTGTATCTCAGCTTGAAGTAATAACTAAAACATCTAGTGATTTAAGTGGAGTTAAAGCTATAATAAATGGTGGAGTAGTAAGAGAGAAATTAGATGTAGGTTGTCCAAAAGGAACAACTCTAATAGTCAGAAATCTATTCTATAACGTTCCTGTAAGACAAAAGTTTTTGAAGAGTGAAGGTACAGAAGCATCATATATAAGTGATATTGTATATAAGCTCGCTCTAAGCAATCCTGCAATTTCTTTTAACTATATAAAAGATAATAAACAGATTGTAAAAACACCAGGAAATGGAGATATGAAATCAACAGTTTATAGTCTTTTAGGTAAAAGCTTTTTAGATTCTACTTTTGAGCTATGTAGTGAAGCTAATGGAATAAAGATTCATGGACTAATATCTAACACCTCTTTTACTAGAGGAAATAGGAGTTCTCAATATATTTTTGTGAATGGAAGATATATTAAAGATGAAAATATATCTAGATCTGTAGAAGATAGTTATAGAACTGTAATACCTTCAAATAGATATCCTGTATTTTTAATTTTTATAGATATAGATTCTATTAATTTAGACGTAAATGTACATCCTACTAAAACAGAGGTTAGATTTTC
This window harbors:
- the miaB gene encoding tRNA (N6-isopentenyl adenosine(37)-C2)-methylthiotransferase MiaB encodes the protein MNEQNVANVEYKNVIGMYHVATWGCQANEHDSEKISGILESLGYLPANNRDEADIIIFNTCLIRENAELKVYGNLGELKSLKRQNPNLLIGICGCMMQKEEVRNLIKEKYRFVDLIFGTHNLHKLPDLISSNRKSTKTIVDVWEDGSDIIEGVPSKRKFDYKALVNITYGCNNFCTYCIVPYTRGRERSREPEDILKEIKELVKNNCEEVTLLGQNVNSYGKTLKEQISFAELLRMINEIDGLERIRFMTSHPKDLSDELIYAIRDCDKVCNHVHLPFQAGSNSILKAMNRRYTKEQYLSLVKKLKQEVPDISLTTDIIVGFPGETEEDFEDTLDVVKEVKFDSAYTFLYSIREGTPAATMDNQVPDDVKHNRFRRLLDTLNPIIYENNLKFKDTVQKILVEEASKSDESMLSGRTETSKLVHFKGEKDLIGSIVNVKIDTVKTWSLEGHIVEDEQ
- the mutS gene encoding DNA mismatch repair protein MutS, with translation MAKLTPMMKQYFEIKEKYTDCILFFRLGDFYEMFFDDALIASRELEITLTGREWGQEEKAPMCGVPFHSADSYIATLVDKGYKVAICEQVEDPSEAVGIVERDVVRVVTPGTIIDTKALDEKTNNYLCCIYFDSNDSCAGISYVDISTGELYTTQIASKKDTLVNSIIDELAKIRPTELIVNNLLINENMIIDTIRKKFSIFINPYHDWAFENPLAIDNIKRQFSTMSLNGLGLADKSYSIISTGALLEYLNETQKTSLKHINNINIYSLESYMILDINTRRNLELTETIRGKSKKGSLLSVLDRTSTSMGARLLKKWIEEPLIDKEKIEYRLDIVEYFTENIILMNDIKEILKNVYDIERLMGRIVYGNCNGRDLISLKSSISKVPELKSILETCDSKELIKLGREVDCLDDIHELIDLAIVEEPPIAIKEGNLIKPEYDEELSLLKEASIKGKEWLSKLEEKEKNNTGIKNLKIGFNRVFGYFIEVSKSNVKLVPDYFIRKQTLANAERYITDELKEMEEKILGSEEKMVELEYNIFLNIRDKIRANVIRIQNTSKIISEIDVMNSLSYSAYENDYKRPTINSNGVIDIRNGRHPVVEKVLSNESFVPNDTLLDCDDNRLSIITGPNMAGKSTYMRQVALITLMTQLGSFVPADEANISIVDRIFTRIGASDDLSQGQSTFMVEMSEVANILNNGTKNSLIILDEIGRGTSTYDGLSIAWAVSEYISDKSKMGSKTLFATHYHELTELEDKLSGVKNYKILVQENENDDIIFLRKIVRGGADRSYGIEVAKLAGVREDVVKRAYEILQSLEENDINRSKSSHQSFNEMTKVNRTIEKDSNIEVPLELIAINNKLEDENNKKEEFIKKIKSLDIMKISPLDAINILYKLWEDSNKLSND
- a CDS encoding winged helix-turn-helix transcriptional regulator — translated: MKNENYEIDITQCPIAPVQKVISGKWNMVIIYFLSQGVMRFGELQRKLPGVTQAALTKQLRLLEEYKMVHREIYKQVPPKVEYSLTETGIKFLPVLTALEEWATEYQVLESSALS
- a CDS encoding YlbF family regulator; this encodes MSSKVNPLDKARELGYAILQSVEYENLIKAEEDYYNDPDATLLVKRLNDKKSEYNLLDDKSDKENEINKLQQAIENNTAIQNLYQCKNRYNKLLTNIDNIIKFITNESERTSIDTVHEKRGCNGCSGCCKK